From the genome of Leptospira koniambonensis:
GCGAAAGATAGAGCCATTCCAAAATGAGCCGCAATCAAAGCGCTTTCTCCACTGGAAGTTAAGATCCAAAGTTCAGGACAGGTTTCTGCGACAGGGATTGCTTTTACCTTCTCTTGAATAGAATCAGGTTCTGCATTGTCCGTCAAAAAATCTCGCAAATCCATCAATTGTTGGATAAAATCATTTTGAACAAAACTATTAGATGGATTTAATATAGCAGCTGTTAGTCGATCTCCGCCAGGTGCTCTACCAAGTCCAAGATCTATTCTTCCTGGAAACAAAGTCTCGAGCATTCTAAAGTTTTCGGCTACTTTGAGAGAGCTATGATTCGGGAGCATGATGCCGCCGGAACCCATACGGATCCCTTTCGTTTCGCCAGCAAGATGAGAGATCAAAACTTCAGGAGAAGACCCAGCCAGTCCCAAAATATTATGATGTTCTGAAACCCAATATCTGTGATAACCCAACCTATCAGTAAGTTTTGCAAGTTCGATAGTCTCCTGAACTGCTTGGGATGCGGTCCCACCTTTACGAATTGGAGATTGATCTAAAACACTTAATCGGATCATATTAGAATGCAGACTTTACCACTCCTCCATCTACTCGGAGAGCAGCACCATTTGTTGCGGAAGAAAGTGGAGAAGAAAGATATACCGCGAGATTTGCGATTTCTTCTACTGTTGCGAATCTTTGTAAAAGAGAAGTAGGCCTTGCGTTTTTGAAAAATTCTTTTTCTACAGTTGCGGTGGAAACGTTTTGTTGTTTAGCTAGATCTTCTAAAAATCCCTCGACACCTTCCGAACGAGTTGGTCCCGGTAGAATAGAATTTACAGTTACATTAGTTCCCTTTGTGAGTTCTGCAATTCCTCTGCCTAAAGAGATCTGAGCACTTTTTGTAACTCCATAATGGATCATTTCATTTGGGATCTGTATTCCAGATTCACTGGATATAAATAAGATCCTTCCCCAGTTCTTTTTAAGCATAGAAGGTAAATAAGCTCTGGAAAGTCTGACCCCGCTTAGAACATTCACTTCGAAAAAACGGATCCAATCTTCGTCCGGAATATCTACAAAATCTTTGGGTTCGAAAATACCAACATTATTTACGAGAATATCTACATTAGAAAATTTTGATACGATTTTGTTTACTTCTTCCTTACTGGAAAAATCCGCTTCCACTCCAAGAAGATTTGCTTTGGGGACTTTTTGCTGGATGGTAGAGATTGCCTCTTCTACTCTTGTCTTGGTCCTTCCGTTTACGATGACCTGTGCTCCTTCTGCCGCAAGGCCTGTGGCGATTGCGAGCCCAATTCCTGCGGTTGATCCTGTGACTAATGCGATTTTATCTTTGAGTTGGGTATCCATGTATTGTTTTCCATTACTTAGACGAGGCTAACGCAGTTCTAGGCAAAAAGGGTTTTGGCTGCGACTTAGCCTTAGGTCGGCTTCTAATTAAATATAGAGTTTCGAAGTAAGATATTTTACAGCAATTTTCGGGTTGTGCTAAATTCAAAAAATCTTTTATACTTAGGCAAGAAATGATCCTCAGTAAAGAAATCCAAACCCCTTTAGGAATACTTCTCGCGGGCGCCGTGGAAAAAGGTATCTGCCTTTTGGAATTCACAGAAAAAGAGAGGTTGGAACTCCAACTCACTCGTCTCAAAAAAGTTTTGGGAGAAGATATCCAACCCGGAGAAAGTAAGTTTTTCAGGTTATTAGAAGAACAGCTCCAGGAATATTTCGAAGGTAAAAGAAAAGATTTCGATATTCCTCTAGTGGTCTTAGGCACTGATTTTCAGAAAAAAGCGTGGGAAGCATTACATTCAGTAATTTACGGTAAGACAAATTCCTACGAGGCTCAGGCAATCCGGATCGGGGATAAAAACGCGGTCCGAGCAGTTGCAAAGGCAAACGGAGAAAATCGGATCGCGATCTTGATCCCATGTCATAGGATTGTTGGCAAAAGTGGAGATCTAACTGGATACGGCGGAGGTCTTTGGAGAAAAAAATTCCTGCTCGAGTTAGAGCAAAAATTTTCTGATTCTCCTACCTTACCTTTTTTCCGAGGTGAATGACAGATATTATACTCCCTGGGAATATAACGCCTTCGAAAGGAGACCACCCACTCTTACTTTTTATATCTTCTTTTTTGAATGTAGTTGGAGTTTCAAAATCTAGAATAGTAAAACTTCCGCAATAACCTTCTTCGATCTTTCCAAAACCTTTTCCGTATTCTTTAGGCAAAAACTCAGCTACAAAATCTCCAGGATTCTCTGCACAGATCTCTGAAATTTTTTCCAGAGAAATCCCTGCCGTCTTATGCAACCAAGTCACGAATAAAGAATAAGTGTCGAGTTGTGAAATACCGGATGTACCTTTTAGTTTTTCTTCAATAGAATGAGGAGCATGATCAGTAGCTAAGAAATCGATCCAACCCTCTTTGACTCCTTGGAGTAAAGCATCCTTGTCTTCAGGTCCTCTTAAAGGTGGATTCATTTGGAACCAATGTCGATTTTCGTCGGTGAGCATGGTTCTATCAAAGTATAAATGAGTAGGAGTCACTTCACATTTTACTTTGACTCCTCTCTTTCTAGCATCTATGATCTTCTTTAAACCTTCTTCCGTAGAATAATGGCATAACTTTCCGACCAGTTCATATTTTTCGATCAAATATAGTGCAAAGTCAGTAGCTAAAGTTTCAGCAATAGCGGGCCTTCTATCCTCATGATATGTTTCGTTTTGGCTTTTTTCTAAAATTTCAGGATCTTCACAATGAAAACTAATATTACATCCTTTGTAATGACGGATCGTTTCTTCTAATTGCTCATTGGAATAAAAAAATAATTCTCCGATCGAAGGACCCATGAACGCTTTATACGGAACATGAGCCTTTAGAGGTTTTGTATGAGGACCTATACCTGCATATAAAGTGATACGAACTGGAGAATGATCCGCGAGTTCTCTCTTTTTAGAGTAAGTAATATCGTCAGTAGGAGGAATAGGATTATTAGGCATGTCCGCGATATGGATCACACCTCCATTGATCGCTGCATTTCCGGCAGATAAAAAATCTTCTTTGTATTTATGTTTTCCAGATTCATCTTCTCTTGCATGCACATGAATATCGCCGAAACCAGAAAAAATCGTAAACTTATCTGGATCAAATGCCAATTCCTCCACATTAGAAGATTGTAATACTTTGTCTTTTTGGATAGAAACTATGAGGCCTGTTTTTGGGTCCAGCTCCACTGTACCTATAAAAGAACCTTTGGAGTTTTGGAATTTTCCCGAAATTTTCCGGATTTGAGGAGCCATTAACCCAGTTTATCTCAGGCGCCTTTTTTTTCTATCGCATTCAAAAGTTTCGTAATTGCGGCAGAAGGTCCCTGCTCTTTACGAATTTCTATAGCAAGATCCCTGGCCTCATCCAAACGATTAGTATGATAATACATATCTGCAAGATGCAGATTGTTTTGAGCATGGCCCTCAGAGATTGATCTCAATTCTTCCGACAAACGGATAGCTTCTTGGATATCTCCCATTTTTTTAGCACAATAAGAGAGTATAAAAAGCATCTCAGGATCTTTCACGATGCCCATCTCTCTTAATTCTTGCGCTGCCATATAAGCAGTTTGATAATCCTTGATCTTCAATCCAAGTTTTAAGATTAACTTAGAACGAACTGGATGTGAATCTTGGCTTCCTTGTAGATCAGAAAGGAACCTTCTTAATTCTGAAACTGAACTGGTCTTTTTGATCCGATCTGAAATCTCTTTCCAAGATGAAATTCCTCCACCAGATTTGGACGGAGATTCACTCCGACTAAAAGAAGAATATTCAGAACTTGCCTCCGTTCGGATAGACTGGACCATTCTATTAAATTGATCCGCTAAACTTCCAATCTCATCCCAAGCTTCTGGATGTAGTTCTCTTTGTAGATCTCCTTCAGTAGCAAGCTCCAAAGCAGAATATAATCTATCCAAAGGATGGATCACAAAGAAGGAGAAAAATGAATTGATCGCGATAGAAAAAAGAAGAATACAAACTAAAAATGCAAGAACTGGCTTTTTCAATAATCCAGTCTCAAAAGCTAAAAATTCCTGATAAGGAATTCCGATCTCTTTTACTTGGGTTTTACCTGGAGATTTTTGAATTATAGAATAATAATATTCTCCCATCGCAAGTCCGGGAATCCTTCTAAATCGAGGCTCTCCTTCTGGGACAAGTTCCCTCATTTGATCCAATGTAAAACTTCGTAATGCCTCTCCTTCTGCCGAAGAATTTTTAACAGAGCCGGAAAGTATTTTTAAGAATAATGCAAACTTCTCCTCTTTACCTTCAGGAGAGATTTGTTCCAAAATCCCGTCTCGGATATCTTTAGGTGGAAGGCTTTTGATCTTTTTACGGACCTTCTCCAAACCTTTGGAAAAATTAATTAGGTTTTCAGAATATTTCTCTGAACCTTTTAAAGACTCAGCAACCTTTGCATAAGAAGGGAATTCTTTATTTAAAGCAGATGGATTATTCCAAATGAAGGAAAGGATCAGATCTCTTTTGGATTCTACAAAAAAAGAAGTCTCCAACCCGCCGGAAGCAGTTAGAACAAATCCATCATTGTCTTGAACAGAAAGTAAATAAGAATCAGGAGATAGATCCTGAGCCTTCAATCTTTCCTTTACTGTTTCATTAAAGGATTCTAATCCAGGTTGTAAGAATAACCAACTACTTCCTTGGAATACGAATAATAATAACAATACGATCCCAAGTAGAATGGGAGATCTAAGACTGAAAGCTTCTCCGGAGGCTCTCAAATGGATCAACCACGCTAGAAATAATGCAGTTAAAAAAATAGGATTCCAAAAAGAAAGGCCGATAGCCCTATCTATCGGATAAGCAATTTCTTTTAAATGAAAAAGTATCGTTGTTCCAAGAAGAAGTAAAAAAGGCACCCAAAGAGAAAGTGCCATTAGCTGAATATCTGATCTATGAGCTTGAAAACCTCTCCAAACACCGAAGAGCAATATTACAGAAACATAAATGATCCCGAACCAGAATATAATTCTTTCGTCGGCCCGATGGATTACGTCGTAAACTCCTCCACCAAAATCATAAACAGGTTTCGCAAATATTGTTCCTACTATATGAAGGACCAATATACTTAAGGCCAGAAAATATCCGGCGCCTAATAAAATCCTTCCTGTCTTTTCAGAAGCTTGTGAATTCAGTAGGAAAAAGTATAAACATAGATGGGCGCATAGTAAAAACGCAGAAGGTAAAGAAAGCCATCTATGTAAAAAAGAAAGAGGGTGAAAGAAAGAAGTCCCGAGTAAAAAGGAAAGCTCGAGTAACGCGCAGTATAAGAATACCCAGCCTAAATGTAAGGTTGTTTCGTATTTTTCCTTTCTAATTAAAAGAAAAAAAGCGCAGAGCCCGGAAAGAAGAAATCCGGTAAGATAACTGACGCTGGAAAAAGTTAAAACAGCCATGATGGTTCAAAGCATCATTTCACACAAATTACTGCGAATTTGTTTGTGCTGGGACTTGGAGAAAAGTCTCCACTGCCTAAGTTTACGGTCATATAGTCCCCTTTATCTCCTGCGGCACTCGTAGACCAAAACAATCCGATAGTTTTAACCTTCTTGTCTGCTCTTTTGGAGAATGTTTTAAGCTCTTCCTTGTCTGGAAGTCTCTTTCTTCTGGAAGAACAATAACGAACTGCATCTTCCCAAGCAACTGGAGATCCAGCTTCTTCATCCCAACCATGTTTTCCATAAACAGGGGTTTTATCCAAATATTCCTGAACGATAAAATATCCGAAAAATACGATCAATGCTACTGCGAGAAACCCAATCACTTTTACAAGAGTTCCCGAACTTCCTCCGGATTGTTGAGGAGCCTTCATTGGAAGTTCTTTCATCGTTTCTGAAATTTTAGTAGCTACAGTATGCTGTTGGTGACGATTCGGACGACCATGCTCCGGTCTTTTTTTCTGCTGATGCCCGCGGGTTCCTCCGCCTGGATGTTTGTGGGAAGATTCTTGTTTTTTATTCCCTGAGGTTTTGCGAGGAGGCTTACGACGGTTCGCCATAAAGTGGGTTATCCTTTCAGTCGATGGATTTGGACCTGTTTATTCTAAACGGTCCTAAACGAATTTTAAAATCGTCCGTAAAAGAATCTCTACCAAGACTAGCTCATTTAGTAAAGAAAAAACCGCCAGGTCGAAAGGAAAGCCTCTATACATACTTAAAAAAGGTCGAATGTTTCCAGTATAGCCGAAAGGATTGTCCCAGAATGCAGACGATTCGAATCGGATTAATTGGCGCAGGCACGGTCGGCTCAGGAGTTCTTAAAATTCTTTCGGAAGAATCCGCAAGATTCGAAAAAGAATACGGTATCTCTCTAAATGTACATACTATTTGTACCAGAACTCCCTCTAAAATCGCCCCTATTTCTAAATTATTTTCCAAAGTAAAAATAACTGACGATTACAAACAAGTGGTGGGAAACCCCGAAATCGATACGATCATCGAACTTGTTGGAGGTACGACAATCTCCGAAGAGATCGTACTAGGTGCTTTACAATCCAAACAAACAGTAATTACAGCTAACAAGGCACTTCTTTCCGAAAAAGGAGAGGTCATTTATAAAACTGCAGAAGAGAACCAAACAGAAATTGGATTCGAAGCTTCTGTTGGTGGTTCTATTCCGATCATCCGAGCCATACGAAATTGTTTGGCGGGAGATAAGGTTCTAGGACTTTATGGGATCTTAAACGGAACAACTAACTTCATTCTTTCCAAAATGGAAACAGAAGGTTTAGATTATAAAGAAGCTCTAAAACTCGCCCAGGAAAAGGGATTTGCAGAAGCTGATCCAAGCTTCGACGTAGAAGGTATAGATACAGCTCATAAGATCAGTATTTTAGGATCTTTAGCCTTCGGAGAAAAAATCCCTCTCCAAAACATAGTGGTCGAAGGTATAACAAAGATTACACGACTAGACATCGCATTTGCTTCTGATCTGGGTTATAGGATCAAGTTACTCGGCCTTGTAAGAAAATTAGATGGAAAGGTAGAAGCCAGAGTCCAGCCTGTAATGATCCCAAAACATCATGCGTTTGCAAGTGTGATGAATGAGACAAATGCAGTGTATTACAAGACTGCATTTGCAGGCCCGGGTCTGATCGTGGGAAAAGGTGCAGGCGCATTGCCAACTGCGTCCGCAGTGGTTTCGGATCTGATCTATTACAGCTCAAGACGGGGCAAAAATCTTCCGATGGAAAGGAACAGATTTCCAAAAGCCTCTATATCTGAAGCCAACCAAACAGAAGCTAGATATTATCTGAGATTTAATACCTTGGACCAGCCAGGGGTTTTAGCGGAAATTGCAAAAGATTTGGGAACAAACGGAGTATCTATTTCTTCTGTTCGCCAAAACGAATCTGAAAAGGAACCTGCAGAAGTAGTCGTGGTCACACATCCATGCGTGGAAGCTTCGATTTCTGCGTCTTTAGGAAGGATAGATGCTTCCGAAGTGGTATTAGAACCCTCGGTCGCGATCCGCTTAGAAGACAAATTGTAAAAGTATGAACGAATTTCCCTGCACATTATCCTTACATGAAGGATTCGGGGATTCACATTTGGATTTATTTTTGGATATTGACGGAATTTCTCGTCTAATCACCTTCGGAACAGTCGCTTCTTATTGGGAATTGCTCCAAAGTGGATCGAAAATAACTTTTCAAAGAAAGAATGATCACAGAAGGATCTATCTGGACTTAGAAGGCGAAATCGAAGAGAAAGGACGACTTAGGATACTTTACCGCGGATCCGCCAAAACGGATTCCAAACCGGAAGAAGTCTCCGGATGGACGGAATTGACAGCCACCATCAAAGATGGAACAATGATGCTTTAACGCGGATCGGGACAAAATGGCAAAAACGGAATTCGAAGGCCTTTACATAGAAACTAAAAGAGACTCCGTCGGAGACAAAGAAGTTTTAGTCGTCATCATGAACGGAAAAGTGACGAATTCAAACGCTTTCGAAATTTCCAGAAAGATCAATTTCGTTTTCGACGAAGGGATCTACGAGATCATCTTAGACCTTTCTTCTTTGGAATATATCAATAGTGTTGGAGTTGCGACGCTTCTAACCTTGATCAAAACTGTAGACCAGCATAACGGAAAGATCGTGATCGGAGGATTGAATCACTTCTTAGAGAATGTGATCCGATTGATGGAATTACCTAAAAAGGTAGCGATCTATCATACTCTGGACGAGGCCAAAACGGTTTTTAAATAATACTTTCTTGTTTAGAAAGAATATCTAAATATTCTAAAATACCTTTTGCAATGGTCTCCTTAGAAGCGGGACCAATTTCCTTTTTAGAACCTTCTTTTCCAAAAATGATAACACTTGTATCCAAGTCTCCAAAACCTTTGGAGTCTTTGCCCACGTAATTCCCTACTATAAAATCCAGATTTTTTCTTTTAAGTTTACCAAGTGCATTTTGGTCCAATAGATCTGTTTCAGCGGAGAAGCCTATACGTAGCACATCTTTCAGATTTTCTGCCTGGATCTTTTCTTGAACCGAAACAAGTATGTCCGGATTTTTGATCAGTTCCAGAACTAAGGTGTCGCTACCTTCTTCTTTTTTGATCTTGGATTCATTTGCATTTTTAGGGCGAAAATCAGCAGGTGCAGCTGCCATAATAAGGATAGAAGAAGAAGTAACTTCTTTCAAGACCGCGTCTCTCATTTCCAGAGTAGTTTCTACCTTTACAACTCTTGCGCCTTTAGGTTCAGAATATTTTGGCTCAGTCAAACCACGAATATAAACTACATCTTTTACTAAATGAGTCGCTTCTTCTGCTAAACAATATCCCATTTTTCCAGAAGAAGCATTCGAAATAAAACGAACTGGATCGATCCACTCTCTGGTAGGTCCTGAGCTTATTATAATTTTTGAATATTTAGCCAAGATAAAATATCTTACTTAGAAGTTTTTAGGTACTGTTCCAGGATCTTTTTTTGCATTACTGGAACATCTGCAAGTTTGCCATAACCTTCGTCACCGCAGACCACAACTCCTTCTTGGGGATCTAAGATAATCACTCCGTCTTCTTTCAAACGTGCTAGATTTCTTTGTGTGGCAGGATGAGTGAACATATTCGGATTCATTGCAGGAGCAACTAATACAGGACATTTCGCAGCGAGATAGGTAGAAGTTACAAGATCGTCCGCAATTCCATTCGCCATTTTTGCGATAATATTTGCGGTAGCAGGAACAACAGCGATTACAGCTGCACGATTTCTTGCATCAATATGAGCCATTCCCTGCTCATATTCATCTACCTGGACTTTTTTACCTGTAAGTGCCTCGAATGTGATCGGACCAATAAACTTGGTAGCATTCTGGGTCATGATCACAGAAACAGGATAACCTTCTTTAGTAAGATTACGCACAAGTTCGCAGGCTCTAAAAGCTGCGATACTTCCGCTGACTGCAATCAGAATATCCTTTTTGTCCATAGTACAGATCCAAAACCAATCTCGTAGATTTACAACTTAAATCGCAAAGGAAGAAGGAGCAGAAAGTCTAGTAAAACGAACGGTCATGATCTTATTCCCGTCCATTTTTTCTACGGTCAGTTTACCTTCGGGGATTGCGACTTCAGTTCCTTCCTTAGGCATATCTTCTAACTTCTCTAAAATAAAACCTGCGATAGTACGGATATCGTTTAACTCGTCTTCTTCGATACCTGTTAGGATCTCTTTTAATTCGTCGAGTTCAGTTTCTCCATCAATATCAAATGCATCGGGAGAATGTGATGGAACTGCATCTGTTTCATGATCGTCAGTCTCGTCCCGGATCTCGCCGAAAACTTCTTCCACTATGTCTTCCATAGTTAGTAGTCCTGAAACTCCACCATACTCGTCGATCACGATCGCCATATGTTGTTTTGCGACCCGTAATTTCTGGAGAACCTTCTCGATGGACATACCTTCTGGAACCACGATAGGAGGTTGCATGATTGTAGTTACTTTTGCTTTTTTGTTTCGTTTAGATTCAGAAAGCCAAGCAAGATAAGCCTGAACGTGAATGATACCTACTATATTATCAGTGGTTCCTTCATACACAGGATATCTGGAAAAATGATGTTCTGCGATAATAGAAAGAACCCCATCCATTTGGCTGTCCGCAGGAATTCCTACAATACTCAAACGATGTGTCATCACATCCTTAGCTAAATGTTCGGAAAACTGGAAAGTATTTTGGATGATCTGGAATTCTTCCTGATCAATATTTCCCTGTTTATTCTGCTCTTGGATCAAGATCATCAATTCTTCTGGAGAATGTATGATACGATGAGAATCTTCTTTAAATCCGATCATTCTCAAAAGGAAAGTAGTCATTCCATTTAAGAAAAACGTAATAGGGAAAAATAAATAATAAAAGAAGAATATAGGAGCACTTGTAACCAAGGCCATGGTTTCCGTCTTTTGGATCGCAACTGTTTTAGGAAGAAGTTCTCCCAAAAGA
Proteins encoded in this window:
- a CDS encoding LLM class flavin-dependent oxidoreductase, translated to MIRLSVLDQSPIRKGGTASQAVQETIELAKLTDRLGYHRYWVSEHHNILGLAGSSPEVLISHLAGETKGIRMGSGGIMLPNHSSLKVAENFRMLETLFPGRIDLGLGRAPGGDRLTAAILNPSNSFVQNDFIQQLMDLRDFLTDNAEPDSIQEKVKAIPVAETCPELWILTSSGESALIAAHFGMALSFAQFINPTGGYASIQAYKDRFQPSEALPIPHASVGIFVLCAETKEKAEELQAVMDRQLLNIEKGISEGILSYEEIKPYVYSDMERVRLLHNRGRMIVGTPNTVKERILDLTDEYGIDEVVVSTITYDFKDRVRSYELLAEAFELENRL
- a CDS encoding SDR family NAD(P)-dependent oxidoreductase yields the protein MDTQLKDKIALVTGSTAGIGLAIATGLAAEGAQVIVNGRTKTRVEEAISTIQQKVPKANLLGVEADFSSKEEVNKIVSKFSNVDILVNNVGIFEPKDFVDIPDEDWIRFFEVNVLSGVRLSRAYLPSMLKKNWGRILFISSESGIQIPNEMIHYGVTKSAQISLGRGIAELTKGTNVTVNSILPGPTRSEGVEGFLEDLAKQQNVSTATVEKEFFKNARPTSLLQRFATVEEIANLAVYLSSPLSSATNGAALRVDGGVVKSAF
- a CDS encoding methylated-DNA--[protein]-cysteine S-methyltransferase yields the protein MILSKEIQTPLGILLAGAVEKGICLLEFTEKERLELQLTRLKKVLGEDIQPGESKFFRLLEEQLQEYFEGKRKDFDIPLVVLGTDFQKKAWEALHSVIYGKTNSYEAQAIRIGDKNAVRAVAKANGENRIAILIPCHRIVGKSGDLTGYGGGLWRKKFLLELEQKFSDSPTLPFFRGE
- a CDS encoding amidohydrolase family protein, yielding MAPQIRKISGKFQNSKGSFIGTVELDPKTGLIVSIQKDKVLQSSNVEELAFDPDKFTIFSGFGDIHVHAREDESGKHKYKEDFLSAGNAAINGGVIHIADMPNNPIPPTDDITYSKKRELADHSPVRITLYAGIGPHTKPLKAHVPYKAFMGPSIGELFFYSNEQLEETIRHYKGCNISFHCEDPEILEKSQNETYHEDRRPAIAETLATDFALYLIEKYELVGKLCHYSTEEGLKKIIDARKRGVKVKCEVTPTHLYFDRTMLTDENRHWFQMNPPLRGPEDKDALLQGVKEGWIDFLATDHAPHSIEEKLKGTSGISQLDTYSLFVTWLHKTAGISLEKISEICAENPGDFVAEFLPKEYGKGFGKIEEGYCGSFTILDFETPTTFKKEDIKSKSGWSPFEGVIFPGSIISVIHLGKKVR
- a CDS encoding tetratricopeptide repeat protein, whose product is MAVLTFSSVSYLTGFLLSGLCAFFLLIRKEKYETTLHLGWVFLYCALLELSFLLGTSFFHPLSFLHRWLSLPSAFLLCAHLCLYFFLLNSQASEKTGRILLGAGYFLALSILVLHIVGTIFAKPVYDFGGGVYDVIHRADERIIFWFGIIYVSVILLFGVWRGFQAHRSDIQLMALSLWVPFLLLLGTTILFHLKEIAYPIDRAIGLSFWNPIFLTALFLAWLIHLRASGEAFSLRSPILLGIVLLLLFVFQGSSWLFLQPGLESFNETVKERLKAQDLSPDSYLLSVQDNDGFVLTASGGLETSFFVESKRDLILSFIWNNPSALNKEFPSYAKVAESLKGSEKYSENLINFSKGLEKVRKKIKSLPPKDIRDGILEQISPEGKEEKFALFLKILSGSVKNSSAEGEALRSFTLDQMRELVPEGEPRFRRIPGLAMGEYYYSIIQKSPGKTQVKEIGIPYQEFLAFETGLLKKPVLAFLVCILLFSIAINSFFSFFVIHPLDRLYSALELATEGDLQRELHPEAWDEIGSLADQFNRMVQSIRTEASSEYSSFSRSESPSKSGGGISSWKEISDRIKKTSSVSELRRFLSDLQGSQDSHPVRSKLILKLGLKIKDYQTAYMAAQELREMGIVKDPEMLFILSYCAKKMGDIQEAIRLSEELRSISEGHAQNNLHLADMYYHTNRLDEARDLAIEIRKEQGPSAAITKLLNAIEKKGA
- a CDS encoding LIC_10572 family protein, which produces MANRRKPPRKTSGNKKQESSHKHPGGGTRGHQQKKRPEHGRPNRHQQHTVATKISETMKELPMKAPQQSGGSSGTLVKVIGFLAVALIVFFGYFIVQEYLDKTPVYGKHGWDEEAGSPVAWEDAVRYCSSRRKRLPDKEELKTFSKRADKKVKTIGLFWSTSAAGDKGDYMTVNLGSGDFSPSPSTNKFAVICVK
- a CDS encoding homoserine dehydrogenase, which gives rise to MQTIRIGLIGAGTVGSGVLKILSEESARFEKEYGISLNVHTICTRTPSKIAPISKLFSKVKITDDYKQVVGNPEIDTIIELVGGTTISEEIVLGALQSKQTVITANKALLSEKGEVIYKTAEENQTEIGFEASVGGSIPIIRAIRNCLAGDKVLGLYGILNGTTNFILSKMETEGLDYKEALKLAQEKGFAEADPSFDVEGIDTAHKISILGSLAFGEKIPLQNIVVEGITKITRLDIAFASDLGYRIKLLGLVRKLDGKVEARVQPVMIPKHHAFASVMNETNAVYYKTAFAGPGLIVGKGAGALPTASAVVSDLIYYSSRRGKNLPMERNRFPKASISEANQTEARYYLRFNTLDQPGVLAEIAKDLGTNGVSISSVRQNESEKEPAEVVVVTHPCVEASISASLGRIDASEVVLEPSVAIRLEDKL
- a CDS encoding STAS domain-containing protein, which gives rise to MAKTEFEGLYIETKRDSVGDKEVLVVIMNGKVTNSNAFEISRKINFVFDEGIYEIILDLSSLEYINSVGVATLLTLIKTVDQHNGKIVIGGLNHFLENVIRLMELPKKVAIYHTLDEAKTVFK
- a CDS encoding phosphopantothenoylcysteine decarboxylase — encoded protein: MAKYSKIIISSGPTREWIDPVRFISNASSGKMGYCLAEEATHLVKDVVYIRGLTEPKYSEPKGARVVKVETTLEMRDAVLKEVTSSSILIMAAAPADFRPKNANESKIKKEEGSDTLVLELIKNPDILVSVQEKIQAENLKDVLRIGFSAETDLLDQNALGKLKRKNLDFIVGNYVGKDSKGFGDLDTSVIIFGKEGSKKEIGPASKETIAKGILEYLDILSKQESII
- a CDS encoding phosphopantothenoylcysteine decarboxylase, which produces MDKKDILIAVSGSIAAFRACELVRNLTKEGYPVSVIMTQNATKFIGPITFEALTGKKVQVDEYEQGMAHIDARNRAAVIAVVPATANIIAKMANGIADDLVTSTYLAAKCPVLVAPAMNPNMFTHPATQRNLARLKEDGVIILDPQEGVVVCGDEGYGKLADVPVMQKKILEQYLKTSK
- a CDS encoding hemolysin family protein; translation: MDVIGFFVILLLIFANGFFVSAEFALVSIRPSRLEELIRDGRPMAALTKKAASMLNDMLSVCQVGITIASLLLGWVGEGYLSSWIEPIFHYAGYPDSDLTVHGVAVAISFALITFLHILLGELLPKTVAIQKTETMALVTSAPIFFFYYLFFPITFFLNGMTTFLLRMIGFKEDSHRIIHSPEELMILIQEQNKQGNIDQEEFQIIQNTFQFSEHLAKDVMTHRLSIVGIPADSQMDGVLSIIAEHHFSRYPVYEGTTDNIVGIIHVQAYLAWLSESKRNKKAKVTTIMQPPIVVPEGMSIEKVLQKLRVAKQHMAIVIDEYGGVSGLLTMEDIVEEVFGEIRDETDDHETDAVPSHSPDAFDIDGETELDELKEILTGIEEDELNDIRTIAGFILEKLEDMPKEGTEVAIPEGKLTVEKMDGNKIMTVRFTRLSAPSSFAI